The DNA window ACATCGGCGTCGTGGCCAGTTCGATGGGCTCCATAAGGCGCATCGCGCCCATCCACAGTACGTAAAGGGCCATGGCGACGAGGAAGAGGCCGTTGAAGAGGGCTCCCAGGATCTCCGCCCGAATGTAGCCGAAGGTGCGCGCGGGGCTGGACTTTCGCTCCCCCAGACGCATGGCGACCAGCGCAATGAGCACGCCGCCTACGGCCGAGAAGGTGTGGAAGGCATCCGACATGACGGCGACCGAGCCCGTCCAGATGCCGATCCCGAGTTCCACGATGAAATAAAGGCCAGTGAGCCACCCCGAAATGACGAGCGCTTTGCGATCACCACTCGCGGGCATGTGGCCGGCATGGCCGCCGTGAGACATTGACATAGGTTCACCTCCTCGTTGCCACAGGAGGACGCCGGTGCCGGCGTCCTCCTGCCAGCCCGCGCCTATGCGCTGACCGCGAATTCGGTCATCATGCCTGTTTCAAGATGCGGCATGTGATGGCAATGCAGCATCCAGCGCGCGGCTTCTCCGGCATCGAGTGCGATGTCGACCATCGACATTGGCGGCACATACACCGTGTCCCGCCGCGCGCCCGTGACCGCACGTCCGTTCAGCCCGACAACCTGGAACACATGCCCGTGCAGATGCATCGGGTGGCCCATCATCGACATATTGTGGAAGGACAGCACGATCCGTTCGCCGCGCCTCGCGGCAACTGGACGATGCTGGCCCCAGACGGCACCGTTGATCGTCCACACATAGGGCTGCATCGAGCCGCCCAGCATTAGCATATGGCTGCGGTCCACCGGCCGATCCGGCAAGGTTTCGGAGGCGATCAAGCGCGTCTCTTGTGCTAGGTCGGTGTCAAAGGCCGGTGTGTCGGTCTCTGCCAAAACATCGATGGGCCGTATCTCGGCGCCCGGAGTGGCAAGGATCAGACCAGTGCGCTCCCGCGCGCCTTCTCGCAGCGCGAGGATCGGCCAGGCACCACCCTGCGACGGCAGATCGATCTCAAGGTCAAGCCGTTGGCCCATGGCCAGGCCGAACCGCGTGCCAGAGAGCGGTTGAACGGCATGGCCATCAACCGCGACGAGCCGGGCCTGCGCTTCGCCGGTGTCGAGCCAGAACACCGTCGCCGCAGCGGCGTTGATGACGCGTAGGCGGATACGCCCGCCGCGCTCGACCTGCACCACTTCCGGGTCCGAGAGCGTGCGATCGTTGGCAAGATAGGCGTCCCAATCGTAGTCGTTGAGGTCCATCGCCATACCGTCCATGGATCCCATTCCCATCATGCCACCCATGGCACCGTGATCCATGCCATTCATCGGCATGTTTCCCATCGCGCCGTGGTCCATACCCGACATTCCACCCATGTCTGCGCCTGCGCCTGCGCCGCTTCCGTGACCACCCGCGCCATGGCCGGACTTGATCTCGGCCATCACCTCCTCAGGCGCCCTGAACGAGAAGTCATGCAGAAACAGCACCACCTCCTGCCGATCGGCGGCGACATCCTCGGCGCTGCGCACGATCAGTGGCGCGGCCAGAAGGCGCATCTCGTGCAACGGTACATGCGCGTGCATCCAGTAGGTGCCGGACAGCGGTGCGAAGTCATAGGCGCGTGTTTCACCGGGGGCGAGCATCGGCGCGGGCATGTCGGGCACGCCATCCTGCGCATTGGGCGGAATCTGTCCGTGCCAATGAATCAGTGTGGCGGTATCGAGTTCGTTTGTTAGATCAACCCTGAACGGCATGCCGGGATCGAGGGTCAGGCCCTGTCCGGATGGCCCGGCAAGACCCCAGACAGTGGCGGCGCGTCCGTCGATGTCGAGCGTCCGGCTGGTGGCGCGAAGCGACAGCGGCGTGGCGTCCTGCGCTGCCGCCATCCGGGGCACATGAGCGTAGGCCAGCATGGCCGCGCTTGCGGCGAGAAAGCCGCGTCGTGAAAGGGTATTCATGGTCGTCTCCTCGGGACAGCAGTCCCGTTCCTCAAAGCTGTCGGAAGACCGCGGGCCGAAGCCCGGGCGCGATCAGAGGAGACGGATCTTCGGAGGACGCTCGTTCAGTCCAGGTGCCCGACCGGCAGTGCTTGCATCAGGCGGCAGGACATGGCGGGCTGGCGTGTATTGGTTTCCAGAATCGCCGCTCGGCGATATGAGAAAGAGCGAAAAACCTGCACAAACCACCTCACAGGTTCCCGCATCCATGCCTGCCGATCCGCAGTGTTCGCTGCTACATGCAGGCTCGATGCCGGCTGCGGAGTTCATCATCTCGTTCAAATGCGCAGCGTGATCCGACGTTATGCTCATGCGTGCCGCGTGCGCGGAGAACGCCATCATCATGACGGCGACCCCGACTATGGCAAGTATGGAGACAACGCGCGCAAACATGCTGGAAAGATAGGCACTGCTCACCGGAATGTCTATTGCAGATGGCGTCGCACCTCTGGCAAATCTTCTTGACCATCTCGTAGGTTGCAATTCCTGGCTGCTGAACATGTGTGCCATGCGAAAGAATCTCCGAAATACTTTCTGGTTAGGGTCGCTCCTTGGAGGTGCGATCGTGGCAACATTGGCTGGATGGCATTACGTTCGTTCCGGATCGAGTGTTGCGGCATCAACGGAGGTCCTAGAGCTGGGCCGACAAGTCTATGCGATTCAGTGCGCGTCGTGCCATGGCGCGAACCTGGAGGGACAGCCGGACTGGCGCACGCCGCTCGCCTCTGGCCGGCTGCCCGCACCGCCGCACGACGAGAGCGGCCACACCTGGCACCATGCCGATGAGATGCTGTTCCGCATCGTCAAGGAGGGTACAGCCGCCATCGTCGGGGGGAGCTATGAGAGCGACATGCCTGGTTTTGCCGATACTCTGAGCGACGCCGAGATCCGGGCTGTCCTTGCCTTTATCAAGAGTACATGGCCGGAACGAGAACGCGGATTTCAGGAGGAGGTTTCCCGACGCCGCTGAGTTCGGAGTCCACCGCCTCCGCATCGTTGATCCGCCGCTTAGGCGCGCAGTTATTGTGCTGCGAAGTCGGCATTGGTGGCTCATCCGTCCTTGGACCACTCAACAGATGATATCTTAATGAGGCCGGTGAAACTTTCTCGGAGGCGCGGGAAGCTCGCCGATAGCCCGATAAGCTTGAGCAAACGGCTTGTGAGAAGCCGTGGCGCCAGGCTCCCGCGCATCAATCAGTTCAAGGGCCTGCAACAGCTTCTCGGCAACTTCCATGTCGCCGTCCGAACACGCTCGTTTGAACAGGTGCAGAATTTCGCCGGCAAGAGTCATGGCTATTGCTCCCTGGCGCCGTGGTCGCTCCGTTTCGTCTGCGCCGACACGACGGGCCTTGTATGTTCGAACCTGTTTCCTGTCGCCCCGGAACGACGGCGGGTGCGCGCAGGGCTGGCCTCAGGGCCATCAGTCGCCGACAGTTCGTCGATGATTGGGCAGTCCGGCCGGGCATTGCCCCGGCAGTTTTCTGCCAGGTGCTTGAGCGTCATGCTCATCTCCCTGAGTTCGCGCGACTTCCGTTCGAGTTCCTCGACATGCTCCAGCGCAACGCGCTTGACGTCCGCACTCGCCCGGCTCCTGTCTCGCCACAGGGCAAGCAGTTCGGACATTTTCTCAACCGAGAAGCCGAGATCGCGCGCGCGCCTGATAAAGCGCAGCGTATGCACATCCTTGTCGGAGTAATCGCGGAAACCGCTATCCGTTCGCGACGCTTCCGGGATCAATCCGATCGATTCGTAGTAGCGGATCATCTTGGCCGAAACGCCCGATGCCGCCGCTGCTTTTCCGATGTTCATTGCTGTTCCTTTCATCTACTTATATAGGCGCGTCCTCGGGCGTAAAAAATACGTCCGCATGTATGTCCTCGCCGCGCAAGCCCAGCTCGCGAAGCATGGTGCCGGCAGCATCGATCATGGCAGGCGGTCCGGCCATATATGCCTTCCAGCCATCGAGGTCCTGCACGTCACTCACGATCGCATCCGTTACCAGGCCGGTTCTGAAGTGATCGGATCGGCTCACCTCCGAAAGCACGGGTATGAAGGTGAGGTTGTCGTAGATGCCCGCCAGAAGACTGAAATGGTCGACGAGATAGAGATCGCGTTCTGTCCGCGCCCCGAAATAGAGTCGGATCGGCTGCCGCAGGCCACTTATCAGCGCCGTTTCGACAATCGACTTGATCGGCGCCAGTCCCGATCCGCCGGCGACCGCCAGAATCGGACCCGTATGCCCTTCGCGCAGAAACGAGTTGCCGAGCGGCCCGCGAACCGAAACCCCGTCACCGACCTTGAGCGACCTGGCGACGTGTTCGCTCGTCGCTCCGCCGGGCACATGCCTTATGTGGAATTCGAGATGGGTTCGGCCCGGCTGGTTCGCCATCGAATAGTCGCGCGCCGGAACACCATCGAACGTCACCTGCGCATACTGGCCCGCCTTGAACGCGACGGCCTCTCCCGTTTCGACCTCCAGTCTGATTTGCCGGATGTCATGGGTCGCGTCGCCGATCGCGACGACCCGCGCCCGATAGGTGCGGACGGGAAGATCAAGCTGTTCCTCCTCATCGTCGAGCCATGCGACCGTGCAGTCCGTAAGCGGCTGCGCGCGGCATGCGAGGATCAACCCCTGAGCTCGTTCATCGTCCGTCAGGGAAAAGCGCGTGTGCGGCAGAAGGTCAACCTCGCCGCTTAGCAGTCGGGACTTGCAGGAGCCACAACGGCCCGAGCGGCATCCATGAGGGTATGCGATCCCTTCTTCCAGCGCCGTCTCCAGAATAGTTCGGCCGTCCGGCACGTCGATGGTACGCGCCGCCTGCCGGATTTCGATTCGTCCTGCCATGGCAATCTCCCCTCAGGCGGTGTTCGACGACAGAGCCTCCGCGAGGCGGGGTTTCTGGTCGGCGAAGGTTCCATAGAAGACCTGTTCATTGATGATGGTGATCGGGGCAACGCGTACGCCGGTCCGCGCTTTCGCCTCTTCGGCGATCTGCGGATCTGACAGGTCCCGCTCTTCGAACGGAACACCCTGATCTGCAAGCCACCGCTTGACGGCATGGCAATCGGGGCAGGTTGGCGTGGTATACAGCACCACCGACGGAGTTCCCGTATTGGTCATTGCTTCATTCCTTCTGCAGATGTGGCGAGCCTGCCGCAGCAGGCTCGCCTGTTCTCATTCCGCGGGGGCGAGTTCCGGCTGACGGTGCCGGATGGCGCCGCTTTCAGCCTGTGCGGGGGCGCGGAAGGTCTTGAGCCTCAGCGCATTGCCGAGCACGAATACGCTCGAGAGAGCCATGGCGCCGGCGGCGAAGACGGGCGACAGCAGGATACCGTAGGCCGGATAGAGCAGACCGGCGGCAACGGGGATCAGAGCCGTGTTGTAGGCAAAGGCCCAGAACAGGTTCTGCCTTATGTTGCCGATCGTCGCCTTGGACAGTGCGATCGCGTTCGGCACGCCTTGCAGGCTGCCCGACATCAGCACCACGTCGGCGGCCTCGATGGCAATGTCCGTGCCGGTGCCGATGGCAAGGCCCACATCCGCTTCGGCCAGTGCCGGGGCGTCGTTGATGCCGTCGCCGACAAAGGCGACCTTGCCATGCTCGGTCTTGAGGCGGCGCACCGCGTCGACCTTGCCGTCAGGCAGCACTTCGGCCACCACCTCGTCGATCCCCAGGCGCTTGGCGATAGCTTCGGCCGTACGCTTGTTGTCGCCGGTGATCATCGCGACCTTGAGGCCGAGATCGTGCAGCGCCTCGATCGCCGCAGGCGTCGTCTCCTTGATCGGATCGGCCACGGCGATGATCGCCGCGAGCTTGCCGTCGATCGCCGCATAAAGCGGCGACTTACCCTCGTCGCCGAGGCGTTCGGCAACCTCGGCGAAGCCTGCCACGTCATGGCCGAGTTCGGCCATGTAGCGGTCAGCACCGATCTCGACTTGGCTGCCGCCGGCCAGGGCCTTGACGCCCAAACCCGTCACCGATTCGAAGTCCGACACGGCCGGCAGCGAGATGTCCTCCCCAGCGGCCGCATCCACGATCGCACGGGCGATCGGATGCTCCGACTTCGCCTCGACGGCCGCCACCAGACCGAGGACATCCGCCCGGTCGAAACCGATGGCCAGTTCCAGATCGGTGAGCGCGGGCTTTCCTTCGGTCAGCGTGCCCGTCTTGTCGACGGCGACGACCCTGGCGTCCTTGAGCAGTTGCAGCGCCTCGCCCTTGCGGAACAGCACGCCCAGTTCCGCACCCCGGCCGGTGCCCACCATGATCGAGGTCGGCGTCGCCAGACCCATGGCGCACGGGCAGGCGATGATCAGAACCGCGACGGCATTGACCAGAGCGAAGGTCAGCGCCGGCGAGGGGCCGAACCAGAGCCACGCCGCAAAGGTCAGGGCCGCGACGACGAAGACCGCCGGCACGAACCACATGGTGACCTTGTCGACCAGCGCCTGGATCGGCAGCTTCGATCCCTGGGCCTCCTCGACCATGCGGATGATCTGCGACAGCACGGTGTTGCCGCCGACAGCCGTCGCACGGATCGCGAAGGCGCCCTTCTGGTTCACCGTTCCGGCCACCACCTCGCTGCCGTTTGCCTTAGAGACCGGGATCGGCTCTCCCGTGATCATCGATTCGTCGACATAGCTTTCGCCTTCGATGACCTCGCCATCCACCGGGATGCGATCGCCGGGCCGAACCTCGACGATGTCTCCGGCCAGCACGGAATCGATCGGCAGTTCGACCGTTTTGCCGTCCCTGCGCACGCGCGCCATTTTTGCTTGAAGGCCGACAAGACGCTTGATCGCCTCGGAGGTGCGCCCCTTAGCGCGCGCCTCCAGCAGGCGGCCGAGCAGGATCAGCGTTACGATGACGGCGGCGGCCTCGAAATAGACGTTCACGGTTCCGGCAGGCAGGAAACCGGGCGCGAAGGTCGCCACCAGCGAGTAGCCATAGGCCGCCATCGTGCCGACCGCGACCAGCGAATTCATGTCGGGGGCGAGCCGCCACAGAGCCGGAAACCCCTTGTCGTAAAAGCGGATGCCCGGAACGAACAGGACGATGGTCGTCAACACGAACTGGAGATACCAGTTGGTCTGCATGCCGATGGTTGAAGCGATGAGGTCATGCATGCCCGGAATGACGTGCGAGCCCATTTCCAGGATGAAGACCGGCAGCGTCAGCAGCGCCGCGACGGTGAAATCGCGGGTCAGTTCACGACGTTCCGCTTCCTTCTTCTCGGCACGGTCATCCGTCTCGGCCTGGCTGGCCCCGGTTGCTGCCGCGATCACCCTGGCGTCGTATCCCGCGTTCCCGATGGCCGCCACCAGGGCTGCCGCATCGGCGCTGCCCTGGATCGTGGCCTTTTCGGTGGCGAGGTTGACGACGGCATCGGTGACGCCGGGCACGGCCTTGAGCGCCTTTTCGACGCGACCGACGCAGGAC is part of the Chelativorans sp. AA-79 genome and encodes:
- a CDS encoding cytochrome c, giving the protein MAGWHYVRSGSSVAASTEVLELGRQVYAIQCASCHGANLEGQPDWRTPLASGRLPAPPHDESGHTWHHADEMLFRIVKEGTAAIVGGSYESDMPGFADTLSDAEIRAVLAFIKSTWPERERGFQEEVSRRR
- a CDS encoding glutaredoxin family protein; the protein is MTNTGTPSVVLYTTPTCPDCHAVKRWLADQGVPFEERDLSDPQIAEEAKARTGVRVAPITIINEQVFYGTFADQKPRLAEALSSNTA
- the cueR gene encoding Cu(I)-responsive transcriptional regulator translates to MNIGKAAAASGVSAKMIRYYESIGLIPEASRTDSGFRDYSDKDVHTLRFIRRARDLGFSVEKMSELLALWRDRSRASADVKRVALEHVEELERKSRELREMSMTLKHLAENCRGNARPDCPIIDELSATDGPEASPARTRRRSGATGNRFEHTRPVVSAQTKRSDHGAREQ
- a CDS encoding multicopper oxidase domain-containing protein is translated as MNTLSRRGFLAASAAMLAYAHVPRMAAAQDATPLSLRATSRTLDIDGRAATVWGLAGPSGQGLTLDPGMPFRVDLTNELDTATLIHWHGQIPPNAQDGVPDMPAPMLAPGETRAYDFAPLSGTYWMHAHVPLHEMRLLAAPLIVRSAEDVAADRQEVVLFLHDFSFRAPEEVMAEIKSGHGAGGHGSGAGAGADMGGMSGMDHGAMGNMPMNGMDHGAMGGMMGMGSMDGMAMDLNDYDWDAYLANDRTLSDPEVVQVERGGRIRLRVINAAAATVFWLDTGEAQARLVAVDGHAVQPLSGTRFGLAMGQRLDLEIDLPSQGGAWPILALREGARERTGLILATPGAEIRPIDVLAETDTPAFDTDLAQETRLIASETLPDRPVDRSHMLMLGGSMQPYVWTINGAVWGQHRPVAARRGERIVLSFHNMSMMGHPMHLHGHVFQVVGLNGRAVTGARRDTVYVPPMSMVDIALDAGEAARWMLHCHHMPHLETGMMTEFAVSA
- a CDS encoding heavy metal translocating P-type ATPase; amino-acid sequence: MNAPVQATDLHGTISLPIEGMTCASCVGRVERALKAVPGVADAVVNLATEKASITTKAPVDTSTLVKAVEDVGYEVSASFSPPAAATLELAVEGMTCASCVGRVEKALKAVPGVTDAVVNLATEKATIQGSADAAALVAAIGNAGYDARVIAAATGASQAETDDRAEKKEAERRELTRDFTVAALLTLPVFILEMGSHVIPGMHDLIASTIGMQTNWYLQFVLTTIVLFVPGIRFYDKGFPALWRLAPDMNSLVAVGTMAAYGYSLVATFAPGFLPAGTVNVYFEAAAVIVTLILLGRLLEARAKGRTSEAIKRLVGLQAKMARVRRDGKTVELPIDSVLAGDIVEVRPGDRIPVDGEVIEGESYVDESMITGEPIPVSKANGSEVVAGTVNQKGAFAIRATAVGGNTVLSQIIRMVEEAQGSKLPIQALVDKVTMWFVPAVFVVAALTFAAWLWFGPSPALTFALVNAVAVLIIACPCAMGLATPTSIMVGTGRGAELGVLFRKGEALQLLKDARVVAVDKTGTLTEGKPALTDLELAIGFDRADVLGLVAAVEAKSEHPIARAIVDAAAGEDISLPAVSDFESVTGLGVKALAGGSQVEIGADRYMAELGHDVAGFAEVAERLGDEGKSPLYAAIDGKLAAIIAVADPIKETTPAAIEALHDLGLKVAMITGDNKRTAEAIAKRLGIDEVVAEVLPDGKVDAVRRLKTEHGKVAFVGDGINDAPALAEADVGLAIGTGTDIAIEAADVVLMSGSLQGVPNAIALSKATIGNIRQNLFWAFAYNTALIPVAAGLLYPAYGILLSPVFAAGAMALSSVFVLGNALRLKTFRAPAQAESGAIRHRQPELAPAE
- a CDS encoding 2Fe-2S iron-sulfur cluster-binding protein; the encoded protein is MAGRIEIRQAARTIDVPDGRTILETALEEGIAYPHGCRSGRCGSCKSRLLSGEVDLLPHTRFSLTDDERAQGLILACRAQPLTDCTVAWLDDEEEQLDLPVRTYRARVVAIGDATHDIRQIRLEVETGEAVAFKAGQYAQVTFDGVPARDYSMANQPGRTHLEFHIRHVPGGATSEHVARSLKVGDGVSVRGPLGNSFLREGHTGPILAVAGGSGLAPIKSIVETALISGLRQPIRLYFGARTERDLYLVDHFSLLAGIYDNLTFIPVLSEVSRSDHFRTGLVTDAIVSDVQDLDGWKAYMAGPPAMIDAAGTMLRELGLRGEDIHADVFFTPEDAPI